From Allofrancisella guangzhouensis, a single genomic window includes:
- the purF gene encoding amidophosphoribosyltransferase, whose product MCGIIGVAGPNQVSYLLFDGLSLLQHRGQDAAGIATMDQGRFFIRKNTGLVNEVFTDEKLGKSRGNIGIGHVRYPTAGSLGAADSQPFYVNNPHGIVFAHNGNLTNVKELAKVLHDIERRHLNTSSDSELLLNFFACGMNKSRGCPTPQAVFKAAEFVFKHAKGGYACTAMIADFGLIAFRDPYGIRPLVLGVKEYDSGEKAYMVASESVSLDISGFKVIRDVEPGEVIVITEDRRIHSKVCAKKPVLAPCLFEYVYFARPDSIMNGVSIYQARVDAGKMLGKRILEVWKASDIDIVIPVPETGRASAQEIATALSVEYREGFVKNRYVGRTFIMPESADRKNYVRRKLNPIPAEFKDKNVLLVDDSIVRGTTSKRIIEMIRDLGAKSVYLASVSPAVCYPNVYGIDMPTKSELIAHGRSLEEIRQWIGVDGLIYLPLSDLKEVIQKQNSSIVEFEDSVFSGSYITGDVDESYLDELESERITLKKEALKYRGFD is encoded by the coding sequence ATGTGTGGAATAATAGGGGTTGCTGGTCCTAATCAGGTTAGTTATTTATTATTTGATGGTTTAAGTCTTTTGCAACATAGAGGTCAAGATGCTGCCGGCATTGCAACTATGGACCAAGGTCGCTTTTTTATCCGTAAAAATACAGGGTTAGTGAATGAGGTTTTTACTGATGAGAAGCTAGGGAAATCTAGAGGTAATATCGGTATAGGTCATGTCAGATATCCAACAGCGGGAAGTTTGGGAGCAGCAGATAGTCAACCTTTTTATGTTAATAACCCTCATGGGATAGTTTTTGCTCATAATGGCAACTTAACTAATGTTAAGGAGCTAGCTAAAGTATTACATGATATAGAAAGACGCCATCTTAATACAAGTTCAGATTCGGAACTTTTATTGAACTTTTTTGCTTGCGGTATGAATAAATCGCGAGGTTGTCCAACGCCTCAAGCTGTTTTTAAGGCAGCTGAATTTGTTTTCAAACATGCAAAAGGTGGTTATGCTTGTACAGCGATGATAGCTGATTTTGGTTTAATAGCATTTAGAGATCCTTATGGTATTCGTCCGTTAGTGCTTGGTGTCAAAGAGTATGATAGTGGCGAAAAAGCATATATGGTTGCTAGTGAGAGTGTTTCGCTAGATATATCAGGTTTTAAAGTAATACGTGACGTTGAACCTGGTGAGGTTATCGTTATAACTGAAGATAGAAGAATTCACTCAAAAGTTTGTGCTAAAAAGCCAGTGTTAGCACCTTGTCTATTTGAGTATGTATATTTTGCAAGACCAGATAGTATCATGAATGGTGTTAGTATTTACCAAGCAAGAGTAGACGCTGGAAAAATGTTGGGTAAGAGAATTTTAGAGGTTTGGAAAGCTAGTGATATAGACATTGTAATTCCTGTTCCTGAAACAGGACGCGCTTCAGCACAAGAAATAGCAACAGCTTTAAGTGTTGAGTATAGAGAAGGATTTGTTAAAAACAGATATGTTGGTAGAACTTTTATAATGCCAGAATCAGCTGATAGAAAAAACTACGTTAGAAGGAAATTAAATCCAATTCCAGCAGAATTCAAAGACAAAAACGTCTTGCTTGTGGATGATTCTATAGTCCGTGGTACAACGTCTAAGCGTATTATAGAGATGATTAGAGATCTAGGCGCAAAGTCTGTTTATTTAGCTTCTGTGTCACCTGCAGTATGCTACCCAAATGTTTATGGTATAGATATGCCCACTAAATCAGAGCTAATTGCTCATGGTCGATCTTTAGAGGAAATTCGCCAGTGGATAGGCGTTGATGGGCTTATATATCTACCTTTGTCGGACTTAAAAGAAGTAATTCAAAAGCAAAACTCTAGTATAGTTGAGTTTGAAGATAGTGTCTTCTCTGGGAGTTATATTACTGGTGATGTTGATGAAAGCTATTTGGATGAGCTTGAAAGTGAAAGAATTACTTTAAAAAAAGAAGCGTTAAAGTATAGAGGGTTTGATTAG
- a CDS encoding HlyD family secretion protein: protein MQLESSKMLKRDPSLKRVIFLVLLCIFGTVIILAMIPWQQTVDGYGEVTTRSPSDRQQNISAPIGGRLGRWYVVEGDMVKKGEPIVEVLDLDPEVVFRLEEEKEAIELGIKSIKLAIENTKKNIKRHEYLVEKGASTQRIYEQAQMEMVNYTKDLANANVDLAKIKVQIARQKSRLVVAPADGVIVDRMHGLGGVIVKETDTLATIVPESTSRIVQLWVNSMDIPLISIGNKVMLQFEGWPAIQFSGWPQVAIGTFEGEVIFISPQDNFRGQFKVFIKQSGKRDWPSPKVLRLGTKVHGWVLLGDVSLGYELWRRYNGFPINLNSSELHVNMHEEQEIKKVNKAITSYI, encoded by the coding sequence ATGCAATTAGAATCAAGCAAAATGCTAAAAAGAGATCCTAGCTTAAAGAGAGTAATATTTTTAGTTCTATTATGTATTTTTGGGACAGTCATCATTTTAGCTATGATACCTTGGCAACAAACAGTCGATGGCTATGGTGAGGTAACAACACGTTCACCATCTGATAGGCAACAAAATATTTCAGCACCAATCGGTGGTAGGCTGGGAAGATGGTATGTGGTTGAAGGAGATATGGTTAAGAAAGGAGAACCTATTGTAGAGGTTTTAGATTTAGACCCTGAGGTAGTATTTAGACTTGAAGAAGAAAAAGAAGCTATAGAGTTAGGTATCAAATCAATTAAGCTTGCTATTGAGAATACTAAGAAAAATATAAAAAGACATGAATATTTAGTTGAAAAAGGCGCCAGTACACAGAGGATATATGAGCAAGCTCAAATGGAGATGGTTAATTATACTAAAGATCTTGCTAATGCTAACGTTGACTTGGCAAAAATTAAGGTTCAAATTGCTAGACAAAAAAGCCGCCTTGTTGTGGCACCGGCGGATGGGGTAATCGTTGACCGTATGCATGGGCTTGGAGGGGTTATAGTCAAAGAAACTGATACTTTAGCAACTATTGTCCCGGAGAGTACCTCAAGAATTGTTCAACTATGGGTAAACAGCATGGATATTCCACTTATCAGTATTGGTAATAAGGTTATGCTGCAGTTTGAGGGGTGGCCAGCTATACAGTTTAGTGGTTGGCCTCAGGTTGCTATAGGGACTTTTGAAGGAGAAGTTATCTTTATATCCCCACAAGATAACTTTCGCGGTCAGTTTAAAGTTTTCATAAAACAAAGTGGAAAACGAGATTGGCCATCACCAAAGGTTTTGCGTTTAGGGACAAAAGTGCACGGTTGGGTTTTATTAGGAGATGTTAGTCTTGGTTATGAACTATGGCGTAGATATAACGGTTTTCCTATAAATCTTAATAGTAGTGAGTTACATGTTAATATGCACGAGGAGCAAGAGATTAAAAAAGTAAATAAAGCGATAACTAGTTACATTTAG
- the purL gene encoding phosphoribosylformylglycinamidine synthase, whose protein sequence is MIRIFEGLSALSQFRKNKLLVKAKAISKNVKSLEAKFLHILKLEKQLSENQEEIIKSLLNYNKEYGVSNPCGTKFIVAPRVGTISPWSSKATDIIHNTGILSVKRVERAILYGIEGDISTQELKDIQNLLHDRMVEEVFANEPSLEYLFKRAEPKPIGFINVLEKGEQAIKDADKKLGLALSEQEISYLAGEYVKLSRNPTDTELYMFAQANSEHCRHKIFNAKWTIDGQEQDKSLFKMIKNTTQNASEGVLSAYKDNAAVIEGTTAQRFYTNTETGIYGFNQEEVDILMKVETHNHPTAIAPFSGSATGVGGEIRDEGATGLGAKPKAGLTGFCVSNLNILNFEQPWEAIKYGKPEHIVTPLQIMLEAPIGGAHYSNEFGRPNLCGYFRTYEQLVNTSSGKEMFGYHKPIMIAGGMGNIKRMHVEKGDIKVGAKLICLGGPAMRIGLGGGAASSVVSSDANSELDFASVQRDNAEMERRCQEVIDKCWQMGEKNPITFIHDVGAGGISNAFPELVKDGNVGGHFELRKVLVGEEGLSPLEIWSNESQERYVLSVDPQNLEFFENLCKRERCPFAIVGEAISEKHITLNDEYFDNKPVDLPMGLLFGNTPQMHIGVKTVKVEQDAFDASVIKLDEAIERVLKVPAVASKSFLITIGDRSITGMVARDQMVGPWQVPVADCAVTTATVDSQTGEAMAMGERTPVGMINAAASGRLAIAETVTNLLAADIKKLSDIRLSANWMVAANQGDENQKLYETVKAVGMEFAPELGIAIPVGKDSMSMKTKWSDNGKEKSVTSPLSLVISGFSPVANARKTLTPVLAHDNDTNLLHIDLSNGAGRLGASCLAQAYNQVGNIAPDVEASKLKVLFENISKLKAENKILAYHDVSDGGVFVTLAEMSFAGRKGLDIKLQAQKTTVIPDSDPESQSVMLGNDSILAKLFAEEVGVVIQVKNSDVALVEELFKGSQIHLCAIAKLNSSDEINIFANDEKIYSNTRINLQKWWAETSYNIQSLRDNSECAKQEFDSILNTDDKGIHVEVTFDLEEDITAKFINIEKPKVAILREQGVNGHVEMAAAFTTAGFETHDVHMSDLHASRVTLDDFKVLVACGGFSYGDVLGAGGGWAKNILFTEKLRDEFSRFFGRDDTLALGVCNGCQMLAQLKSLIPGAENWPIFIKNKSEQFEARTSMVEIRESDSIWLAGMTGTKAPIAVAHGEGRPLFENDSQQKALLASSQVALKYIDGQGKATEVYPYNPNGAIDGLTAVTALDGRVLAMMPHPERVYRAITNSYIPAEYDEYSVWMRMFRNARTWVG, encoded by the coding sequence ATGATTAGAATTTTCGAAGGCTTAAGTGCACTATCTCAATTTAGAAAAAATAAGCTTTTGGTAAAAGCTAAAGCTATTTCAAAAAATGTAAAATCATTAGAAGCTAAATTTCTGCATATTTTAAAACTAGAAAAACAGCTAAGTGAAAATCAGGAAGAAATTATTAAATCACTATTAAATTATAACAAAGAATATGGTGTTTCAAACCCTTGTGGTACAAAGTTTATAGTAGCTCCTAGGGTTGGGACAATCTCCCCATGGTCATCTAAAGCTACGGATATAATTCATAACACAGGTATTTTAAGTGTAAAAAGAGTTGAGAGAGCAATACTCTATGGTATAGAGGGTGATATTTCTACTCAGGAGTTAAAAGATATCCAAAACCTCTTACATGATCGCATGGTTGAAGAGGTTTTTGCTAATGAGCCTAGTTTAGAGTACCTTTTTAAAAGAGCTGAGCCTAAGCCAATAGGGTTTATTAATGTTTTAGAAAAAGGTGAGCAAGCTATTAAAGATGCCGATAAAAAGCTTGGTTTAGCATTAAGTGAACAGGAAATAAGTTATTTAGCAGGTGAATACGTCAAATTAAGTAGAAACCCTACAGATACGGAACTTTATATGTTTGCTCAAGCTAACTCAGAGCATTGCAGGCATAAAATCTTCAATGCTAAATGGACGATAGATGGTCAAGAGCAAGATAAATCATTGTTTAAAATGATTAAAAATACTACACAGAATGCATCTGAAGGGGTGCTATCAGCTTACAAGGATAATGCAGCAGTTATAGAGGGTACAACGGCTCAGAGATTTTATACAAATACAGAGACAGGTATATATGGTTTTAATCAAGAAGAAGTAGATATCTTGATGAAGGTAGAAACTCATAATCACCCTACAGCTATTGCGCCATTTAGTGGTTCGGCAACTGGTGTTGGTGGTGAGATACGTGATGAGGGTGCAACTGGTCTTGGAGCAAAACCAAAAGCAGGTTTAACTGGTTTTTGCGTTTCAAACCTTAATATACTTAATTTTGAGCAACCTTGGGAAGCTATTAAATACGGCAAACCAGAGCATATAGTTACACCATTACAAATCATGCTAGAAGCACCTATTGGGGGGGCTCATTATTCAAATGAATTTGGCCGTCCAAATTTATGTGGTTACTTTCGTACTTATGAGCAGTTAGTAAATACTTCAAGTGGTAAAGAGATGTTTGGTTACCATAAGCCAATTATGATTGCTGGTGGTATGGGTAATATTAAAAGAATGCACGTTGAGAAAGGCGATATCAAAGTGGGGGCTAAGCTAATTTGTCTTGGTGGTCCTGCTATGCGTATAGGTCTGGGAGGGGGAGCTGCCTCTTCCGTGGTATCCTCTGATGCTAATTCTGAGTTAGATTTTGCTTCTGTTCAACGTGATAATGCTGAAATGGAACGTCGTTGCCAAGAGGTGATTGATAAGTGTTGGCAAATGGGTGAAAAAAATCCTATTACCTTTATCCATGATGTTGGTGCTGGTGGGATTTCAAATGCCTTTCCAGAGCTTGTAAAAGATGGTAACGTTGGTGGTCATTTTGAGCTAAGGAAAGTTTTGGTTGGTGAAGAAGGTTTATCACCCTTAGAAATTTGGTCAAATGAATCTCAAGAAAGGTATGTATTATCAGTTGACCCACAAAACTTGGAATTTTTTGAAAATTTATGTAAGCGTGAAAGGTGTCCATTTGCTATTGTTGGTGAAGCTATTTCAGAAAAGCATATTACGCTAAATGATGAGTATTTTGATAATAAGCCTGTTGATTTACCAATGGGATTGCTATTTGGTAATACACCGCAAATGCATATTGGTGTTAAAACTGTCAAAGTTGAGCAAGATGCTTTTGATGCAAGTGTTATTAAGCTTGATGAAGCAATTGAGAGGGTATTAAAAGTACCAGCAGTAGCTTCTAAATCTTTCCTTATCACAATTGGTGATAGAAGTATTACCGGTATGGTGGCACGTGACCAAATGGTTGGACCATGGCAAGTGCCAGTTGCAGATTGTGCAGTTACTACAGCAACTGTAGATAGTCAAACAGGTGAAGCTATGGCAATGGGCGAGAGGACACCAGTAGGTATGATAAATGCTGCTGCTTCAGGTAGGTTAGCAATTGCAGAGACTGTGACAAACCTATTAGCAGCTGATATTAAAAAGCTAAGTGATATTCGTCTCTCAGCAAACTGGATGGTTGCTGCAAATCAAGGCGATGAAAATCAAAAACTATATGAAACTGTTAAAGCAGTTGGTATGGAATTTGCTCCAGAGCTTGGTATTGCAATACCAGTCGGTAAAGATTCAATGTCGATGAAAACTAAATGGTCTGACAATGGCAAAGAAAAATCTGTAACATCACCACTATCATTAGTAATCTCAGGTTTTTCACCAGTAGCTAATGCACGTAAAACTCTTACTCCAGTTTTAGCTCATGACAATGATACAAACTTATTACATATCGATTTATCAAATGGTGCAGGTAGGCTTGGTGCTTCATGTTTAGCGCAAGCTTATAACCAAGTTGGTAATATTGCCCCTGATGTTGAGGCTTCTAAGCTAAAAGTTTTATTTGAAAATATTTCTAAGCTAAAAGCTGAAAACAAAATCTTAGCATACCATGATGTATCTGATGGTGGTGTGTTTGTTACGTTAGCAGAGATGTCCTTTGCTGGACGTAAAGGCTTAGATATCAAGCTACAAGCCCAAAAAACAACCGTCATTCCGGACTCCGATCCGGAATCTCAATCGGTTATGCTTGGGAATGACTCAATACTAGCTAAACTTTTTGCTGAAGAGGTTGGTGTTGTAATCCAAGTGAAAAATAGTGATGTAGCACTAGTTGAAGAGTTATTTAAAGGTTCTCAAATTCACCTGTGTGCAATAGCTAAGTTAAATTCTAGTGACGAGATAAACATTTTTGCAAATGATGAAAAAATATACTCAAATACGCGTATAAACCTACAAAAATGGTGGGCAGAAACTTCTTACAATATTCAGTCACTTCGTGATAACAGTGAGTGTGCAAAGCAGGAATTTGATAGTATTCTAAATACTGATGATAAAGGTATCCATGTTGAGGTTACTTTTGATCTTGAAGAAGATATCACAGCTAAGTTTATTAATATTGAGAAGCCAAAAGTTGCAATCTTAAGGGAGCAAGGTGTCAACGGTCATGTTGAAATGGCGGCAGCATTTACTACAGCTGGCTTTGAGACACATGATGTGCATATGTCAGATTTACATGCTAGTAGAGTAACACTTGATGATTTTAAAGTTTTAGTCGCTTGTGGTGGTTTCTCATATGGTGATGTTTTAGGTGCTGGCGGTGGCTGGGCAAAAAATATCCTCTTTACAGAAAAGTTAAGAGACGAATTTAGTAGGTTCTTTGGCAGAGATGACACTTTAGCTCTAGGCGTATGTAATGGTTGCCAAATGTTAGCACAATTAAAATCTTTAATCCCTGGTGCTGAAAATTGGCCGATATTTATCAAAAACAAATCTGAGCAGTTTGAAGCAAGAACTTCTATGGTTGAGATCCGAGAGTCAGATTCTATTTGGCTTGCTGGCATGACAGGCACAAAAGCACCAATAGCTGTAGCTCATGGCGAGGGTCGTCCACTTTTTGAAAATGATTCACAACAAAAAGCTTTATTAGCAAGCTCACAAGTAGCTCTTAAGTATATCGATGGGCAAGGTAAAGCTACAGAAGTGTATCCATACAATCCAAATGGTGCAATAGATGGCTTAACAGCTGTAACAGCTCTAGATGGTCGAGTCCTTGCAATGATGCCACATCCGGAGCGTGTTTATAGAGCTATTACAAATTCATATATTCCAGCAGAGTATGACGAATATTCTGTATGGATGAGAATGTTTAGAAATGCTAGGACATGGGTTGGGTAG
- the purB gene encoding adenylosuccinate lyase: MIKRYNVAEISKIWADENKYAKMLEVELAILEALEDKMVPKGTAAEIRAKAVIRPERVDEIEKVTKHDIIAFCTSIAEQFTAETGKFFHFGVTSSDIIDSALSLQIRESMEYVVKDLEALGDSLLIKAQETKDIITMGRSHGMFAEPMSFGQKFLGAYVEFKRRLKDLKDFQKNGLTVQFSGAVGNYCILTTEDEKKAADILGLPVEEVSTQVIPRDRIAKLISIHGLIASAIERLAVEIRHLHRSDVFEVYEGFAKGQKGSSTMPHKKNPISTENLTGMARMLRSHVSIALENCVLWHERDISHSSAERFYLPDNFGIMVYALRRMKNTIDNLVVQKDIIEDRVRSTRAYLSSFYLHFLVANTPFMREDCYKIVQQVAFDLKSGESFSKDLQKVMQDEHNITIDVPEMDFEGIKKTYLKEIDHVFERSVKA, encoded by the coding sequence ATGATAAAAAGATATAATGTAGCAGAAATCTCAAAGATTTGGGCAGATGAAAATAAATATGCTAAAATGCTTGAGGTTGAGTTGGCTATATTAGAAGCTTTAGAAGATAAAATGGTACCAAAAGGTACAGCTGCTGAAATTAGAGCTAAAGCAGTAATTAGACCAGAAAGAGTTGATGAAATTGAAAAAGTAACAAAGCACGACATCATAGCATTCTGTACTTCTATCGCGGAGCAGTTTACAGCGGAAACAGGTAAATTTTTTCATTTCGGTGTGACATCATCAGATATTATTGATTCAGCTCTTAGTTTACAAATTCGTGAGTCTATGGAGTACGTTGTTAAGGATCTAGAAGCTCTTGGTGATTCATTACTTATAAAAGCTCAAGAGACAAAAGATATCATTACTATGGGTAGAAGTCATGGTATGTTTGCAGAACCCATGAGTTTTGGTCAGAAGTTTTTAGGTGCTTATGTTGAATTTAAACGTAGATTGAAAGATCTAAAAGATTTCCAAAAAAATGGTCTTACAGTACAGTTCTCAGGGGCTGTTGGTAACTATTGTATTTTAACTACAGAAGATGAGAAAAAAGCAGCTGATATATTAGGCTTGCCAGTCGAGGAAGTTTCTACACAAGTTATTCCTAGAGATAGAATCGCTAAATTAATATCAATTCATGGTCTTATAGCTTCCGCTATTGAGAGACTAGCTGTTGAGATTAGACACTTGCACAGAAGTGATGTTTTTGAAGTTTATGAAGGCTTTGCAAAAGGGCAAAAAGGTTCTTCTACTATGCCTCATAAGAAAAACCCAATTTCTACAGAAAACTTAACAGGTATGGCGAGAATGCTTAGATCACATGTATCTATTGCTTTAGAGAATTGTGTATTATGGCATGAGAGAGATATTTCTCACTCTTCAGCGGAACGTTTTTACCTGCCTGATAATTTTGGCATTATGGTTTATGCACTGCGTAGAATGAAAAATACTATAGATAACCTTGTAGTACAAAAGGATATTATTGAAGATAGGGTAAGAAGCACAAGAGCATATTTATCGAGCTTTTATCTCCACTTCTTGGTTGCAAATACTCCATTTATGCGTGAAGATTGCTACAAGATCGTACAGCAAGTAGCGTTTGATCTAAAATCAGGTGAATCTTTCTCTAAAGACCTACAAAAAGTTATGCAAGATGAGCATAATATTACTATTGATGTTCCAGAGATGGATTTTGAAGGTATTAAAAAGACGTACCTAAAAGAAATAGATCACGTATTTGAGAGGTCTGTAAAAGCCTAA
- the gatC gene encoding Asp-tRNA(Asn)/Glu-tRNA(Gln) amidotransferase subunit GatC: MDKNIVKHVAKLSNFKLDEQQLEQYTKDLTNICEILDTVKDFDAKGVQPMISPIEKDFKFREDVPQDQDNRVSFKEFACEVVDDYFMVPQVVK, from the coding sequence ATGGATAAAAACATAGTCAAGCATGTAGCTAAGCTATCTAATTTCAAGTTAGATGAGCAGCAGTTAGAGCAATACACAAAAGATCTTACAAATATCTGTGAGATTTTAGATACAGTTAAAGATTTTGACGCTAAGGGAGTTCAACCAATGATATCTCCTATAGAGAAGGATTTTAAATTTCGTGAAGACGTGCCACAAGATCAAGATAATAGAGTAAGTTTTAAAGAATTCGCTTGCGAAGTTGTAGATGATTATTTTATGGTGCCACAAGTTGTTAAGTAG
- a CDS encoding ATP-binding cassette domain-containing protein: MLYRQIKYVLNTPRQTVYILVIYSLLLGFLSLAVPISVQTLVNLVGVSLSIRPVISLITILFILLTTSFFVRIFQLKLVEDLQRKVFVNTLFRIISCIYKVDFNDLMKINVREKLNRIFELKFLQKSIAVIFIILLDIFLQTLFCVIILAFYHPMFLVFDILLVLCIVSAIFLPMKAGYEAGLSESTAVYNVVEWFEEKTAEFLSFRQRPIERSIQKIDTKLCDYLDSRSKFFSVILRQHIYIGLTYIFINILLLGIGSYLIINGQLSIGQLIAAELLVNIMLLGLLKFSQYLYDCYGFLVGVRKVLDLLEIAKKEEIPQEHQVAVLAGKVTDVEIKLNDHNYFLDFKSNVINTLSLPTVKVQTLLNSFFDDTAKEVIKIDKVCIRNYKKEQLGEFLHIASGVEVVSGTVLDNLCESGYSQAKLRYLSELLEIFDISFLEQYFEQKIDSQIVKYNLEFDTLVLLKVNIIRAILKQPKLLILIDSYGLTNRCKDKTIVQILENLMIPTLIISIE; encoded by the coding sequence GTGCTATATAGACAAATAAAATATGTACTTAATACACCAAGACAAACTGTATATATACTGGTTATATATAGTTTATTGTTAGGGTTTCTTTCTCTTGCAGTCCCTATATCTGTACAAACTCTAGTAAATTTGGTTGGTGTTAGTTTGTCTATTAGACCTGTAATTTCATTGATAACAATTTTATTTATCTTACTTACAACCTCTTTTTTTGTAAGAATTTTTCAGTTAAAGCTAGTAGAAGACCTTCAAAGAAAGGTATTTGTGAATACACTATTTAGAATAATTTCTTGCATTTATAAAGTTGATTTCAACGATTTGATGAAAATAAATGTAAGAGAGAAACTAAATAGAATATTTGAGCTTAAATTCTTACAAAAATCTATAGCAGTTATTTTTATAATCTTATTGGACATTTTCCTTCAAACACTATTTTGTGTAATTATTTTGGCTTTTTATCATCCAATGTTTTTAGTTTTTGATATTTTGCTTGTGTTATGTATAGTTTCAGCAATATTTTTGCCAATGAAGGCTGGTTATGAAGCAGGGCTTTCTGAGTCTACAGCAGTTTATAATGTAGTGGAATGGTTTGAGGAAAAAACAGCAGAGTTTTTATCTTTTAGACAAAGACCGATTGAAAGATCTATCCAAAAAATTGATACGAAATTATGTGATTATTTGGATTCTAGGTCAAAGTTTTTTAGCGTGATACTTAGACAGCATATATATATAGGGTTGACTTACATATTTATTAATATTTTGTTGCTTGGTATAGGAAGCTATCTTATTATAAATGGGCAGTTATCAATAGGCCAGCTTATAGCAGCTGAGTTGTTGGTTAATATTATGCTTTTAGGACTCCTTAAGTTTAGCCAGTATCTTTATGATTGTTATGGGTTTTTAGTTGGTGTTAGAAAGGTCTTAGATTTGTTAGAAATAGCTAAAAAAGAAGAGATACCACAAGAACATCAAGTAGCAGTTTTAGCAGGTAAGGTTACAGACGTTGAAATTAAACTAAATGATCATAACTATTTCTTAGATTTTAAAAGTAATGTTATTAATACCTTGTCACTACCTACAGTAAAGGTGCAGACTCTTTTAAATAGTTTTTTTGATGATACAGCTAAAGAGGTTATCAAAATAGATAAAGTCTGTATTAGAAACTATAAAAAGGAGCAATTAGGTGAATTTTTACATATTGCTAGTGGTGTTGAAGTTGTTTCAGGGACAGTTTTAGACAATTTATGTGAGTCTGGTTATTCTCAAGCTAAATTAAGGTATTTAAGTGAATTATTGGAAATTTTTGACATAAGTTTTCTTGAGCAGTATTTTGAGCAAAAAATAGATTCCCAGATAGTGAAATATAACCTTGAGTTTGACACTCTGGTGTTACTAAAGGTAAATATCATAAGAGCAATTTTAAAACAACCAAAGCTTTTGATATTGATTGATTCATATGGTTTAACTAATAGGTGTAAGGATAAAACGATAGTGCAAATTCTTGAAAACCTTATGATTCCTACCTTAATCATATCTATAGAGTAA